From the Macrobrachium nipponense isolate FS-2020 chromosome 9, ASM1510439v2, whole genome shotgun sequence genome, the window aatttatgtgtagatataatgtgtattctgaataagcggtatatttatgaaatgcatagataaaaagttattgcgaaaaaaccgtgttacagaggccctgaatctcatagtaggaaggTCTGTTAgaacaaacaggcttttagcaaaaccaccattcagtgtcATACGGGATCATGCATAAAACAGTAATCAAAGTCTGTGCTTAGAgtctttttccattctctctaatcGAGTGGCCTCTATGGAGCTGGCAACAGTAGAAAGCCTGTATACTTTAAAATTGAActcttccctcagtaacaacgaaaGTTCCACTGAGATGTCTGTGTTTTTaatgtttggtgtgtgtgtgtgtgtggtgtgtgtgtgtgtgtgtgtgtgtggtgtgcctTCATGATGCTGTATGTATGCAGCTTTGTTCCAATAAAAGCTAATTTTTTCGAAAAGTAGGTGTAGTTACCAAGCTACACGTGGTTTCAGAAACATCAATCTTGAACATGAGGAAACACACATGATAGAAATGAAATGTTACAAACAGATAAATCTTCATAAGGTattaaagccaaaaaaaaaaattaaataaataaataaataaatagacggTTAAGCGGCAATTTGACAACCGTATAGCATCACGCCACCTTCCGATGCAGACGTGTTGTTGCGATTTTAAAAGGTAAACTACCCTTTAACTCCTGTTTCCAGTTTCTTTACTAGTTAAAACTGATATAGttcaaaagaggaagaagaagaagcgtcgaAGTGTAAACACGGCTGCGATTgtattccgtgttttttcaagccTTTCCCTGTCTTTTGATGGTTTCCTAGTGATGTAGATTTGCTACAGGGATCATAAACGTACAAGGAACCAAtaactgtaaagagtttatagttGTGTTTAGACCTAGTTGCCTTTTGAGGATAAAAAGTGAATCAGTGGTCGTCCGTCACTCATCGCCGGAAAGGCTGCATGCCCCGAGGCTGAGTGACGTAAGCCGTGAGACCCCCCAACGATGACGTCACGATTCTATCCCTCCaatcaggagaaaggactccattggtttgatttttttaagcaaACCTCACAATGAAACAGTTTGTAGTGTAATTTTTGAGATTCTTGGAATTGAAACTTGCGACTTGATAGGATTCCAGTTGATGCCTAGGAATAGGTTTATCATGAAATGCAGCTCACGCGTTTTATATGAAAAGATAATCAGTGAATACGTTGAGAAGGAACTCCAGATCGGCAATGGGATTACTGTGGAAATAGTGAACATGGGAGCAAGCTACTCCTTTGTATCAATCAGATACGCACCTTTTGATATGGACAACCAGATGATAGAATCCGTACTTGAAAGATATGGAAAGATAATATGGATAAGAAATAACCAACACACGCTAGGAAAAGGAAACGGTTTATTGAATGGGATAAGAAcagcaaaaatggaaatcaagAATAATATTCCATCGTCTATTAGGATAGCAGGACATTCGGTGTCCCTCATGTACAGCGGACAGAACAGAACCTGCTATAAATGTGGAAGTGAAGATTATCTAGtggaaaactgtgttacagagaagACATTAAGGGAGGAATTGACGGATAAGGAAACGCACTTCCCGGAAATAGGAAAATGGAACAGAAAAGCGAAGGAGAATCCAGGATTTAGCGTAAAGGATCAAACTCAAGATTGCACTGgtgataatgaaaaacatttaaaattgaaccaagataaagaaattcaaaatgctgATGATAACACAGATGCTAACTCAAaatatttaattgataaaaacaaTGTTTCGGGTGAcatagataatgatgatgagttaAAACGCGTAAGCATTGCAATAACAGCTAATTCTACGCATATAAATGAATCTGATAATGAAGATATGCATATAAAGGAGTCCGATAATGAAGATGTAACTGTATCTGAATATGGGATACAAAACAACattgtaaaggaaaaagaaaccaaGAAGTCTGATAAAACTTTAATTGAAACAATAGTGGAGATTCATCGTGAGCGAAATGATACAGAACTGTCAAGTATGGAAGCAGAATCAGTAGGGAAAACCAGTCATGAGGAAGTGATCAGGATTAATTTCGACGAAAATGTGACAACTGAATATAACGATATAGCAGAAGACATGTTGACCGATGAGagcctggaaagggaaatgatgaaCGAAGCTGATGACGTTTGAGAACCGGATCGAGGAATTCAgtcacaaagaacaaaatgaaaataggaatactgaaaagtggaaaatacatgtggaaaataatgggaaaatggtTATATCAAAAAGTAAAGACAGTAGTGACAAGATGTATAGAAATGATGAGGGACATTTGAAGGATGATCGTGAAAGAAAACGTCGAAAGGTGAACAGTAAAAATACAAGCTCGTAATGGATAAGTGGGTGGTTAACCTCTTCATAATAATCATGGCGCTGACGGTAGCCACCTTAAACGTAAATGGACATAATGTAGTTAACAAATAGATGTGCGTTGACTCTCTCATGAGATTTCACAGAATTGATGTATTGATGTTGCAGGAACATAATATTAATGTCAACCACTTGATTTACCAATCTAATGATTATGATATCTTTATTAACTGTTGTACTAATTTGAAAGGTGGAACTgcgatatatattagaaaatgtcCTAGCATTAAGATCTTGAATCAGGAAATAGATGGAGAGGGGAAAGTAATTAGTATTAAGATTGAGTTTAATGGTATAATCATTCCTCTGCTGAACTTGTATGCTCCATCAGGAACAAACAAAATACCAGAACGAGAAGAATTCTTccgaaataaatttttattttatttaaagaataacaGTGAAAACTTAATATTAGGTGGAGATTTTAACTGTGTGACCTCTCTTCGAGACAGTAGTTCAGAAAATGTTAATTTACAGTCAAAAGCTCTTAAGGAACTTGATAAAGCAAGTAGGATTGAAAGACAGAACCATAGGTTGTCACAAGTTACCTGAatatacttttgttaaaaataactacgGGTCAAGAATAGACGGAGTATATGTTGAAAGGCTAATTAACCATATAAAGTCATGGGAAACAATACCTATCAGCTGCTCAGATCACAGCATGGTTTTAGTTAAATTTGatgtacaaaatataaaatttggtaGAGGTTTTTTGTTGGAGGCTTAACACAAAAGTTTTGGGTTTTATAGAAACGGAGGAGAATTTCAGTGTAGTTTGGAGTCATATTGTGGCTAGAAAAGgtatttttgataatttattaTCATGGTAGGATTGTGCAAAAAGGGAATGTAAAAcgtttttttataagaatgtcgAAAATTATGTCGCAGAAGAATATGGACTTCTAAATATGTTGCAGGGAAGACTGAAACAATTGTATGCAAAAGCTAATGCTGGTGGAATTGACTCTGAAGAAATAAGGGTGATTAAAGACAGAGTGAATGACAAACAGAGTGAGTTTTGTGAGGGCATTAAATTACGAGCAAAACTAAAAGACAGGGTATTGAAGGTGAAAAGGTATGGGCATACtttttgggaagagagaggaataGGAACTCGGGTATTTTTAGAGTTAAAACGGATAAAGGAAAGGAGTTCTCATTAATACTGACagtattgtttcatattttaaaagttattacAAAGAGTTATACGATAGTGttaatgttgataaaattcaacaAGAAGGTATTACTTAGAATGTGCAAGAATAAATTGGATAATGATGATGTAAATATGTTATCAAAGGAAATTGAAGAAGAAATATGGGCAGCCAATTAAGAGTTAAAGCATTGGAGAGTCACCAAAGGAAAACGGACGGCCTTCCTactgaattttacaaaaagttttggACACTGTTGAAGCCTCACTTCATACAAGTAATTAAGTATGCTCTGAAGGAGCATTTGAGTAGTTCTCAGCATGAAGCATTCTTAAGCTATAGACCAAAGGGTGGGGACGTAGAACTAGcagatattataaaatatgtgcaAAAATTTTAGCTAATCGTATGAAATTGGTAATGAATAAGGTTATTTCATCTGAACGTATTGTGGTGTAAATGGAAGGTCAATTATCGACTGTAATACTATGACATACGGGATGTAGTGTATTATTCAAACGAAATTCATTCCAAACTTGGCTCTTTTAAACCTTGATTGGTCAAAGGCTTTTGACAGGGTGGATACAAAAATCCAATTGCTTTGGATTTTCCGACTCCTTTATCAAATGGTTTTAAAGGTGTTATATAAAAACAGTCATAGTTATTTATGCATCAATGGAGTAATTAGCTCTTCGTTTGAAATAAATAGGTCTGTTAGACAGGGATGTCCCTTGTCCATGCTTTTGTTTGTAATATTTCAAGAACAACCCTTATACTTAGCTATTAAAGGTAATAAACAGATTATTCCTCCTCCACtaccaaataaaaaatgtatcaagcttCAAGGGTTTGCAGATGATTGAACAATTTTCATCACCGCTGAGAAATCTCTGCAAGTTGTTTATAAAgagatagaaaggtttgaaaaggctaCAGGAGCCCAACTAAACATCGATAAAACAAGAAAGATTTTAGGAATTGGAAACTTGGGTAAAATAAACTGTCTTGGCCTACTGGCCGTGgttaaaaagggtaaaaaatgtaaaagaaaactaatattttagGGATTGAATATAGTGGAAATTATGAAGAAACTTGCAGACAAAATTGGAAAACAGAATAAACAAGATCAGCAGAATATCATCCATGTCAGAACAGAGAATATTAACCCTATATCAAAAAGGGTATTATCAATTCCTTGATACTCTCAAAAGTATGGTATTTGGCTCACACATTTCCATTGTGTAAACG encodes:
- the LOC135218043 gene encoding uncharacterized protein LOC135218043 codes for the protein MSGLRGESPSAQVDLAAGRESCDRDIRKMHHHKVSRNIDNYLLESSIEVSLNIDDSFLESSIKVSRYMDNYLLESSIGISDIWITTYWRVALKSPEIWIATYWTVALKSQPYYGIKLLESGIEVHMIISEYVEKELQIGNGITVEIVNMGASYSFVSIRYAPFDMDNQMIESVLERYGKIIWIRNNQHTLGKGNGLLNGIRTAKMEIKNNIPSSIRIAGHSVSLMYSGQNRTCYKCGSEDYLVENCVTEKTLREELTDKETHFPEIGKWNRKAKENPGFSVKDQTQDCTGDNEKHLKLNQDKEIQNADDNTDANSKYLIDKNNVSGDIDNDDELKRVSIAITANSTHINESDNEDMHIKESDNEDVTVSEYGIQNNIVKEKETKKSDKTLIETIVEIHRERNDTELSSMEAESVGKTSHEEVIRINFDENVTTEYNDIAEDMLTDESLEREMMNEADDV